The following coding sequences lie in one Musa acuminata AAA Group cultivar baxijiao chromosome BXJ3-1, Cavendish_Baxijiao_AAA, whole genome shotgun sequence genomic window:
- the LOC103999958 gene encoding uncharacterized protein LOC103999958: MAGKRTSASLTADEIDCQKEPSLSGKSSSSGYFSTVFPPTSTVMAKGLSQLDLYWTLNKQSTDTNTGSAQRKTTENQKKGSSSRSKSIKEGIYPSESTELAYFGSSVHYGARDFYAASSATNTSVNPINHYKTYGEDDSGNSNVATRGEWWQGSLYY; this comes from the exons ATGGCAGGGAAGAGAACATCCGCTTCTTTGACGGCTGATGAGATTGATTGCCAGAAGGAGCCAAGCCTCAGCGGCAAGTCGTCGTCGTCCGGATACTTCAGCACCGTCTTCCCTCCCACTTCGACG GTTATGGCTAAGGGTTTATCACAGTTGGACTTGTACTGGACTTTGAACAAACAAAGCACTGACACTAACACTGGGAGCGCTCAGAGAAAGACTACAG AAAACCAAAAGAAGGGCAGTAGTAGTCGAAGTAAAAGCATCAAGGAGGGGATATATCCTTCTGAGTCGACAGAATTGGCCTATTTCGGGTCATCTGTGCACTATGGTGCTCGAGATTTCTATGCAGCCTCTTCAGCCACCAACACTTCTGTGAATCCTATAAAT CATTATAAGACTTATGGGGAGGATGACTCGGGCAATTCCAACGTTGCTACAAGAGGTGAATGGTGGCAAG gtTCGCTTTACTATTAA